The following DNA comes from Puntigrus tetrazona isolate hp1 unplaced genomic scaffold, ASM1883169v1 S000001081, whole genome shotgun sequence.
ACAGAAGTCACGGAATTTGATCCGTGAAGTGTTTGGGCCACAGGGGGCTGTATGAATGGGATGGTGGAGAATGGCAAGTAATTTACTTCCCGAACAGCTCCATCCGCAACCTCTGGTGCTTAGAATGTATAAGAAATGCTTCTGAATGCAACCTGCTGTCTTTATGACCAGATACAGACCTCATCGGTTTGCGCGCTTTGATCGCATTGACAGAAAGCTCACCTGTTTCACCTAATTTAACCAGCACTCCGTAGGTAATTGGGCTCGTGCATtgacacacagttttttttttttcttccccattCCTCGTTTTCCCTCCAAAGCGATCCAATTAATATGCTAATGAgatgataaatatttatgaacatttaaattAGGGAGAAAGCTCTCAGAGCGCCGTGCGAAATGAATTGCTTGCAGGACTTCAAAGTGTTGCTCGGCTAATGAAGTGAGGGAGATTTGCATATGGCTTTAATCAGCTGCATACTGATTATGCTTTATTATGGCGCTGGCAGCCGCTTCGCTTCTGTTCCGTTCCAGAATGAAAACGAACTTCTTCACACTCTAGTTGTTATGACAATCATGgcacagagagagtgagagagagagagcaaagcaAGCAAGCCggagagactgagagaaagGCAGCCACAGTTTCAGTGAAGCTTAGCCGTGTTCTGCACGTGTGTTGTTTTTCCACTCCAAACCGTTTAGTTACACAGAGAGAGACTTCTTTGCTTTTGAGGGTTGTCTGTGAAAGGGGTGCTAAGTTTGTTGTGATGCTTGTAGAGCCGCTTGACAAGGCAGGTGCAGCAGCTGCTGGTGAGTGACGTTTGTGGTCGGCAACAGCATTTTTAGATCTGTTTTACTGTATAGTGATGCTATGCTGTCTGGAGTTGAGTGGTGAACGTGTTTGGTTTGTTAATTTACACCAATCAGATTTTCTCATAACGAAACTGAGACATTCTGTGAGGTCAATAGCATATTaagtagaatattttttttttgatgttcagTTTAAAAAATGGTCGAGCAtggtttggattttttttttttttttttttttttaacattgctgtttcactgttaaaaaaagtcaCTGCATGATTGGTGTTTGAAGAGAAACTGAAAGTCCGGCCCTACTCTGTCTGTTCCAGATTCTAGAATGAGTAATCCATCGGAAACAAGTAAATGTGCAATGGAGAGCGGAGACGAAAACACTGGTGAGTTACAGTTGGAACAGTTGGCtcttgcatgtttttatattttctcagCTCGGATCTTTTTGCCTTGATctaacacatttcttttttttttgttacgttTGAGTTGAAACACTATGACTTCACAATTTTGAACGTTGTAAAGGGTCACTTATGCAGCTTTGACTGAGGTTGAACATGTAGGACAGTCTCTCAATATGTATTgcagaacgttttttttttttttttttttaagtttgaaatAAGAAAGGCCATGGAGCTGAATATCTTGGTTGAAAAGACCTTTTTGTGTGGCTCTGATCTATTGTGGCATTGACTGCTTTTCTTCTTCCAGGTGCCCAAACAAATGGACTGGACTTTCAGAGGCAGACTGTGCAAACAACAAGCGCAATCACCAATGCACACGCACAGGCCTTGCTCCAACAGGTATAATCTTTTTCTCTGCGCTTGCACACACATTTGTGGTCTGTGACATGGATGAAAGAGCTATAGGAATTTAAAGATGTCCCCAGGGCCCGTGTCTGAGTCACAAAACTGCCACTGTCTTGACGTGCGTGTGTCATTATCATGTTTAAGAATGACTGCTGAGGCTTTCCACCTGATGTCATGCATTGTTGTCTAATTGAAAATAATGTGTGAGATTTGTCGTAACTCTGAAGATTAGAGATTTAAAGCACAACATGCTATCTCCTGGTTACAGGGGAAATTATTGGGCCCCATATGCTAATTAGCTGCTCTGCAGTTGCTCGGAAACAGATGGTTGAGAATATGCAAATCTATGCAGAATTTACATGTACTGCATAACAGTTTCGTTAATTAGCATACCCGCTTTGCTCTCCGCTTGAAGTCTCAGAAGGCTGCGGTATATTTATATCACCGTTCATCAGTGTAgaacaaaacacatttgattttGGAGAAGAATTTTGGGATGGTCTTCCTCTATCcctattgttttctttgcccCCATTTCCACATAGACTGAGCAAAAGCTAAAAAGTCATCTTTATTAATCCTGATTTGCTTCTGCTACCAAACTGGAACATTTAAACTAGAAAAAAGCATGAACCGTATTGTTCAAAAGAGTACGAAAGTGCCTGTCCGCTTTTTCAGCGCTCTTGGCTCTGAAAGTGTCTTTCccaattcattttttcatagatttttatttttttattttttagagaaGTAAATTATAGCATTGCAAACAttgatttgtacatttattgtaaaccattctctctctcactcacacacacacatatatatatatatatatatatatctaaaacaTTTGAGTGTGATGACAGGCACTATTTGCAGTGCTTCACAAGCTAAAATGTTCTTTCTTGGCAAAATCATGGGTTATATAGTTTTTCATGAGAAGTTCCATTTGTTAtacatgattatttaaaaataaattaaaatatatggcACTTCTATTCATCatcattttcttcattctgAACAGTTGGGTATCAGTTTCCTTTTTTGAAGTGGTGGAACCCTTTTTGTGACTTAAAATCACCTTTAGGTTGACCATTACTTGTCAGTAgcacaaaaatactttatattactTCAGGCTGCCAATTCTTGCTGGTTTGATTGGCCAACCTAAAACCTAGACAGGCTTCAGTGTCATTGCATCATCAGTGtggtatatacatataaacctGTTATGTAGTGACACACTGAAATttcactgttttctgttttgtgcACAAATTCAGGATTGGGGGGGAatcattgaaataataaaaataatgcacacccaAGGATTACTGTGTAGGTTGATATATAATAATTCCTGGCTAACTCTAAATGGCACATTTTGACAATGACAACATCTGCAACTACCATTGAGTCCAGGGTAAATGGGCCTATTGCCAAAATGTGGTGATTAGAGGTTAAATGAATTCTtgtctttgtttctttgtcttGCTCTCTTTTCTGCAGTTGACTTTGACTCAGCGCAGCAGCAGTTATTGCTGCAGCAGGCTCAGGCTCAGCTCTTAGCAGCAGCGGTGCAGCATTCAGCCGGCCAGCAGAGCAGCACTACAGGAGCCAGCATCTCTGCCTCCGCTGCCACCCCCATCACCCAGATCCCTCTCTCCCAACCCATCCAGATCACACCTGTAAGAGAGCCGCCAGTCCCGTGACTGAAATgccttgttttatttgaatgtatttatttagccatTCTTTCAGTGCaattattatcatttgaataaatgGTATTTCAGTAAAGGCAAAACTAAGGGATTACAGACTTTAGCAAATGGGTGGCTGAAAGAAATCGGAACAAATATGTGACCCAGGACCTCAAAACCAATATTACATTATTGGGgaatatttatagcaatagccaaaaatgtaaagtataggtcaaaatgctgaatttttatttcatggcaaaaatcattaggacattaagtaaagatcatgttcggTGAAGAGATTTGGTAAATTTCGtaccataaatatatgaaaacttgCTAAGAACTTTGAGCAATTTTACAGACAATtttcttagtatttttttttgcaccctcaaatttcagattttgtcaGACAAAAATTGTCTCATCAAAACACGCATCATTAgaaaacttatttattcagcttacacatcatgtataaatctcagttttgaatattttacccttatgactggttttgtggtccagggtcacatatggaAAAAGATAACACATTAAGagataaatatacaatttttgaTGGAGTTTGCAGACCTTtcaatttattctttaaatgtgCCAAATGTGTTGGCAAATTTAAAAAGGAGGCATTTCCTCTAGGATCAAAGTTGCAGAAAACAGAAACCTAAATGTTTTACTTTGCCGATTGTCATGGaaacagcaaaatatatttttgtaacaaaatctaaaatgtctttactgttgaaccctacttatttttaattgatgagGTTGTCATGGCAGTCATAGCTTAACTGGCATGCTTGGTATAGTGACTCATACTAATGTTGTTCACGTTCTGCGTTTGTGTGGAACAATAAAGCAGTTACAGCAGCTGCAACAGCAGCAGAACCTCAACCTGCAGCAGTTTGTGCTGGTCCAGCCGGGCCACCCCATCGCAACACAGCTGCAGCCCGCGCAGTTCATCATCTCGCAGACACCACAGGGCCAGCAGAGTGAGTCCAGTGTCATCTTAACTTTCTCTCCAGCCCTCTGTGTCATCCACCTATCTTATTGCACTGTCTTTCCTCTTGCTCTAACCAGGTCTCCTGCAGGCCCAGAACCTTCTAACTCAACTACCTCAAAGCCAAGCCAACCTCCTGCAGACCCAGCCAAGCATCACACTTGCCACACAGGTCAGGGTCATCCCATTCACCCACTGCatccattgttttatttttgatctgTTAGACATCTGCAAGAGTGGATTTGCATACACCTTTTTGTATCTATTGCAAACAGCGCTGACTGCagtgtacgttttttttttcacagcctgCTACACCCACACGCACGATAGCAGCGACCCCCATCCAATCCCTTCCTCACAGCCAGACGACACCAAAGCACATCGACACACCCAGCCTGGAGGAGCCCAGCGACCTGGAGGAGCTAGAGCAGTTTGCCAAGACCTTCAAACAGAGACGTATCAAACTGGGCTTCACGCAGGTAAACAGGGATTTACTGCTTACAGTTAATGCGCACTCTTGTTGATCTCACTATTCGGATGTCTCTGGGGTTATTTAGTCATCAGAGAAGctgaattattttgaattatttgcatTCTCCTTCATAAGTCACTTGTAaattctttaacattttaatgctaTTGTTTTGCTTGTACCAGGGGGATGTTGGCCTTGCCATGAAAAACTTTATGGGAATGACTTCAGCCAAACCACCATTTCGCTTTGAGGCCTTGAACCTGAGCTTTAAAAACATGTGCAAACTGAAGCCTCTGCTTGAAAAATGGCTAAATGATGCAGGTATGTATTTTCTCTGCTTTAAGccatttctcttctttgctGCCTTCATTTAGAATAACATTGTATACCATGAAGAATGTTAGAAAGGATATGAAGATTCCTGGTGCATTCCTCTTTAGTTTTGGAGTTCCTCTCAGTGCACTGCAAGTCTCGGGtctttttatataaagctaATGTTTTACTTAATGTTGCTAAGTAGTAGAGCTGATGCTTCAAAGCACATCCGCAGTGCTGTGTGGCACAGGTGCTTATATCACTCCTTTGTGCTTTGTACGCGCTGTTTGTGCAGAGAACCAGACGTCTGACCAGGCCCTGTCCAGTCCCAGCTCTCTTGGCTCACCTGGGCTGGGCATGGAGGGTCTGAACCGCCGCCCATAAGAAGAGGACCAGCATTGAGACCAACATCAGAGTGGCCTTAGAAAAGAGCTTTCTGGAAGTGAGCGACATCTCACATCAGAGCTTATTTGATGAGCAAGTTTTACTAGTGTTTGAACTatcaattaaattgaattagaatgattaaatatgcaattcATATTTTCcgtaatttagtttattatttgtattatttttttttatgtacattaaattatatacactcatttataatatacagtaagattataatatatacacagattTATATGCTGTGTTTTATCAGAatgcactgatttaaaaaattagTTGAAAATTTATTCTttacactaaaaatattaaacatttataatacagtAGTAGCcgttgcaaaatatttaaaaatacaattattgtatttatttataataacatttatcattttaatattaaaatattaataataatttacttcaggtttacacaatttatattattatttttattattgttagtagCAGTGTActttattactactactacttataataataataataataataataataattttttcagtttgaacattgaagttttttttttaaatcgcatTCGTTgctattagtagtagtaatagtagtgtattatatatgatgataataattataaataacaatacagcactataaatctgtaatattaaactataaattaaaatgtaaataatctgtatgatttaatgattaattaccTTCTTGCATGATCAGAAACAAAACATCCACAACATTCACCCCTTCTTTTAACTAACCATACATTCATACAGTCCTGTTCAAACATTTGAGATTGTCTCAACTTAAAAGGTTCCAGCTGAATTATTACTTCCTCAGACCATGGGCTGTAGGCTTGTAGGTCTTTATGTTTTGTTTGCCGTAAGGGCGTTTCTTGTGCATTTGCCCTTTTTAAGCAGAACCAAAAACCTACCTCTGAGGAGATCACCATGATCGCGGACCAGCTCAACATGGAGAAAGAGGTGATCCGAGTATGGTTCTGTAACCGCAGACAGAAGGAGAAGAGGATCAACCCACCAAGCAGTGGCAGCGCCGTCAGCACTCCTATCAAAGCAATCTTCTCTCCCACCACACCTCTGGTACGCGACATGCAAACTGCCTCCCTTCATTCATCACAGCAGATCTGACTGCTTAAAATAGTGCTAAACCTCCTCCTTTCCTCCTTCCCTCCTTTTACAGGCACCGAGTACAGCAAGTCTTGTGACCAGTAACACACCGACTACAATGACTGTAAACCCAGTTTTGCCTCTCACCAGCACTAGTGTCTCCAGCATCGGTTTCACTGGTAGGCAAGAAAAACACTCCTATTGTTCTCCTCACAatctttaaaggggtcatgtgatgctattttaaagatattatttagtttattaggTGTAATAGAATTTCTTGACATGCTGtaatgttcaaaaaacacattatttttccaACACTTGACATAATTGTATCTCCTCTATGCCCCACCTCCCTCAAACTCATTGTTTCGACAAAGTCCCTCCCTCTGACAAGCACAGTCTGCTCTGAATGGCCAGCTGGcacagtgcattgtgattggccgaataccacAAGCTTGCAGCAGAAATGTAACACCCCTTTTCTTAATCGTGAAGTCcagctttcaaaataaatgtaaaacagttaATGATGTCCTTAGTAATGTGACCCTGTCTCTCTCGCACACATGACATGTTTTAAAGCCCTGTCACACAGGATGCGGAATGGGCTGCGTTATGAAACCAGTCATTTCCATGGCTTGTGCCGTGCCAGAGCTAAACTCCACACTGGAATGGTCAATAGCAAATACTTAAAACTAATAACAACacatacttgtttttttttttttttttgttttttccagaaATAGCCTTTGCATAACCTTTTGTAACCCTGTTGTCTCTAAAATGCAATGcacaaatccaaaaaaatgGGTTGTGCTGATCTGTCGTAAGTAATCCTAATGATTTCATATACTTTAGGAAGGCCAAATAAAGTGTCAGCATCTCCCTGACTGGCTGCATCAACACTGCTATGCAATCCTTCTATTGTTGCGTGACTATTTGGGCTGCTTTGTGCAAATATTACCACATTTTGACGTAGACATGTGGGGGGGTGTTTTAACTAGCCGTTTAGTCCAGTTTTCTAGTTGTGGGAGACTTTTAACTAACTCTCATACAGATCTTATACTTGCGTGAACGACTACATACCACACTAAAGAACccttttaaaagtcttttattcCTCCAGGCACAACTATTGGCTCGGCTACCACTAACACTGCATCGGTCATCTCCACAGCGCCTGTGATCACCACCGCAGCATCCTCTCCTTCGCTCAGCCCATCTCCCACCGTAGCGCAGACGTCCTCCTCAGAGCACGCTTCTGCTCAGGAGACGGTGACTGCAGTAAGTTCCTCCCTGGCGCAAACTCTGGGCACTGGGCAGGTGATGGTGGCAGCTCCCAGCCTCTCAGCTGCTCTGCAAGGAGCTGCCCAGCTGCCCACCAGCGCCAGTATCGCTGCCATGGCTGCAGCTGCAGGCCTCAATCCTGGCCTTATGGCATCCTCACAGTTCACTCCTGGGTAAGTGTCATTTTAATCTTCTGAAAGAACCTTGAGCTTGTGATTTGGACATCGGTGTGTTTAATACTTCTCTGGTGTTTCTCGTGCAGCGGGGCTCTTCTAAGTTTGGCACCCGGTGGTCTCGGTAGCGCTTTGAGTCCAGCACTGATGAGCAACAGCACCTTGGCCACAATCCAAGGTGTGTGGAGCGGCAAGTACCCTTGAATTTACTTCTATTAATATGGCTCTGCATGTGCATGATGAATATGTGGcagaaaaacaatgttttagtgGCACTTTTGTCACTATACACTCTCAAAAGCtttctgcatttgaaatatttgcataCAATTCCAAGATTGAAAATGACTTATTTGCATACAATGAAAATATTCTAAACAACATATTTGCATACAGTGCAAATCTTTATAAGTTCATGTGACCATCTGAGTGCAAGTTTTATAGATAATCTTTTTTGtagtacaattatttttttatttataatattaatatttttatattaaaattatgaaatttctTTAATCCTGTTGTAacatattattgtttaatagcAGTAGTAGTGTACTTTGTTtctacttaataataataataataataataataaaagcaataatactATTCTGCAATTTGTTTATACAAGTTTATATTAAATCACAAGTTTCTAATTGTTGCTATTAgtattgtaataatttacttattatattattttcataataacattaaaaaaatagtgttgTATAACTGAACAGAAAATTGAGTTTGTATGGAACGTTTTACATTATCAGAAAGTGAAAATCTACAATATTTCTTTAagaatctatatttttttaatgattaacaTCAATCTTATTTGGTTGATATGATTGGTAATATAATAGaaagtattatttgttttaaaaaaaaatgtaacaaatgaaaTATACTACAGATTTGCCGATATCTGAATGcataaattacagaaaatatttcataaatgaacGTGCTAGGGCCTGGGTATGTAAAGAATAGTCAGTTTCAAGTTGGCAGTCAAAATTTCTATATTGCTGTATTTCTTTTCTACTAATTTTATCTGTTATAGGCCACTGCACCTGGAgttaaaatgctgttcattgtcTCTTTAGCTCTGGCATCTAGTGGCACTCTGCCGATTACATCCCTGGATGGGAGCGGGAACCTGCTGTTTGCCAACACCAGCGCCGGCAGCACCCCTAACCTTGTGACGGCACCGCTCTTTCTGAACCCTCAGAACTTGTCACTGCTTGCCAGTAACCCGGTTAGCCTGGTGTCTGCGGGAGGGGCCGCGGGGGCTGCCGGAGCCCTCAACCTGCACATCACCGCTGATGCCCACCAGAGCGCTGTCACTACAGCAACTATGCCCGCCTCCACCATCACCACGGCCTCCAAGGCCCAGTGAAAGCTTTACCCACTCCTCCTAGACCCCCTTTCCTCtttctaagtttttttttttctatctcttGCTACCaccaaaaacaaaccttttaa
Coding sequences within:
- the LOC122340932 gene encoding LOW QUALITY PROTEIN: POU domain, class 2, transcription factor 1-like (The sequence of the model RefSeq protein was modified relative to this genomic sequence to represent the inferred CDS: inserted 4 bases in 3 codons; deleted 1 base in 1 codon), which gives rise to MADGGAASQDESSGPDSRMSNPSETSKCAMESGDENTGAQTNGLDFQRQTVQTTSAITNAHAQALLQQLTLTXAQQQLLLQQAQAQLLAAAVQHSAGQQSSTTGASISASAATPITQIPLSQPIQITPQLQQLQQQQNLNLQQFVLVQPGHPIATQLQPAQFIISQTPQGQQSLLQAQNLLTQLPQSQANLLQTQPSITLATQPATPTRTIAATPIQSLPHSQTTPKHIDTPSLEEPSDLEELEQFAKTFKQRRIKLGFTQGDVGLAMXKLYGNDFSQTTIXRFEALNLSFKNMCKLKPLLEKWLNDAENQTSDQALSSPSSLGSPGLGMEGLNRRHKKRTSIETNIRVALEKSFLEQNQKPTSEEITMIADQLNMEKEVIRVWFCNRRQKEKRINPPSSGSAVSTPIKAIFSPTTPLAPSTASLVTSNTPTTMTVNPVLPLTSTSVSSIGFTGTTIGSATTNTASVISTAPVITTAASSPSLSPSPTVAQTSSSEHASAQETVTAVSSSLAQTLGTGQVMVAAPSLSAALQGAAQLPTSASIAAMAAAAGLNPGLMASSQFTPGGALLSLAPGGLGSALSPALMSNSTLATIQALASSGTLPITSLDGSGNLLFANTSAGSTPNLVTAPLFLNPQNLSLLASNPVSLVSAGGAAGAAGALNLHITADAHQSAVTTATMPASTITTASKAQ